In Apis mellifera strain DH4 linkage group LG3, Amel_HAv3.1, whole genome shotgun sequence, one DNA window encodes the following:
- the LOC113218616 gene encoding uncharacterized protein LOC113218616, which produces MSRKIRPRIGRRSGNRKGRKVLPTKIAALVVSAIQDLRETKGSTPSKIIGYISYVSEMNDDKVKRQVKAVLKRGLEYGILRKYRRQYYLPTSNELNRANRIALRFAKLPLPSAYQTKSRSVYSTLRSRRRRNSRRSEIVKSSRKPRQLVDVSSTLISPTVSLANTICNVDDL; this is translated from the exons ATGAGCCGAAAAATAAGGCCGAGGATCGGGAGAAGGTCGGGGAACAGAAAGGGGCGAAAAGTGTTGCCTACGAAAATCGCGGCGTTGGTAGTCTCCGCTATACAGGATCTACGGGAGACGAAGGGGTCGACGCCCAGCAAAATTATCGGTTATATCAGTTACGTGTCTGAAATGAACGATGATAAGGTTAAACGGCAA GTGAAGGCAGTTCTGAAGAGGGGATTGGAATACGGGATACTGAGAAAATACAGGAGGCAGTATTATCTGCCGACTAGCAACGAGTTGAACCGCGCCAATCGGATCGCGTTGAGATTCGCCAAATTGCCCCTGCCTTCCGCGTATCAGACGAAATCGCGAAGCGTGTACTCTACGTTGAGAAGcagaaggaggagaaattcGAGGAGGTCCGAAATCGTGAAATCGTCGCGAAAGCCGAGGCAGCTGGTCGACGTTTCGTCCACGTTGATCTCGCCCACCGTCAGCCTGGCCAATACGATTTGCAACGTTGACGACCTGTGA